A single Tenacibaculum sp. 190524A02b DNA region contains:
- a CDS encoding DUF3078 domain-containing protein — translation MKKVILTKLLIFYSVTTTLSQTSTDSIPKSWNDNGKFTFLFNQSSFSNWVAGGSNTIAGNIMLSYNFNYKKNNWNWDNEINSSYGLSYIDGQGVRKTDDRFEYNSLLGLKAERYWYFSFISNFKTQYTRGYNYKKEPKEPISDFLAPAYWAFGPGMLWKKSENAKINIALATARFTFVSDEFSGKYGVREGDNSSFGLGFNLSAYFKFQLIQDLTMENILAVYSDYLDNPQNIDIDYQMRYLVKVNKYLSMNLGFHLIVDDNASSKIQFKQVFGLGLNYIFS, via the coding sequence ATGAAAAAAGTGATTCTAACCAAACTGCTTATATTCTATTCAGTAACTACCACTTTATCACAAACAAGTACAGATAGTATTCCAAAAAGCTGGAATGATAATGGGAAGTTTACCTTTCTATTTAATCAATCCTCATTTTCCAATTGGGTTGCAGGAGGAAGTAATACCATAGCTGGAAATATTATGCTTTCCTATAATTTTAACTATAAAAAGAACAATTGGAATTGGGATAACGAAATCAATTCTAGTTACGGTCTAAGTTATATAGATGGTCAAGGAGTAAGGAAAACAGATGATAGGTTTGAATACAATTCTTTATTAGGGCTTAAAGCAGAGAGATATTGGTACTTCTCATTTATAAGTAATTTTAAGACTCAGTATACAAGAGGATATAACTATAAAAAAGAGCCTAAAGAACCTATTTCAGATTTTTTGGCACCTGCATATTGGGCTTTTGGTCCAGGTATGCTTTGGAAAAAATCTGAGAATGCAAAAATAAATATTGCTTTAGCTACTGCCAGATTTACTTTTGTCTCAGATGAGTTTTCTGGAAAATATGGAGTGAGAGAAGGAGATAACTCAAGTTTTGGATTGGGTTTTAATTTATCTGCCTATTTTAAATTCCAGTTAATACAAGACCTTACAATGGAAAATATTTTGGCGGTATATTCCGATTATTTAGATAACCCTCAAAATATAGATATTGATTACCAAATGAGGTATTTAGTTAAGGTAAATAAATACCTTTCTATGAATTTAGGTTTTCATCTTATAGTAGATGATAATGCTTCTAGTAAGATACAATTCAAACAAGTTTTTGGGTTAGGATTAAATTATATTTTTTCTTAA
- a CDS encoding DUF3078 domain-containing protein, which produces MKKLLAIAILFGALSANAQEKKEEPKEGWKKSGNISFLFNQSAFNNWLAGGTNNISGTLGVNYDFNYAKGDWTWDNKIIASYGLTKLKGQGTQKTDDRFELNSLAGKKASEYWYYSAFFNFKTQMSSTHDANGVHQSHFFSPAYFQFGPGMLWKKSDNLKVNIAPATSKLVVVNKDFTANLPAGASYFGVEPGETTRYELGASISGYYKFNIMENVSVENILNLYSNYLEEPQNVDIDYTVNVVMKINKYLSANLALQAIYDDNAYKGFQTREVFGLGVNYNF; this is translated from the coding sequence ATGAAAAAATTATTAGCTATTGCAATTTTATTTGGAGCATTGTCTGCTAATGCTCAAGAAAAGAAAGAAGAACCAAAAGAAGGATGGAAAAAGAGTGGTAACATTTCGTTCTTATTCAACCAATCTGCATTCAACAATTGGTTAGCTGGTGGAACTAACAACATTTCTGGAACATTAGGTGTAAATTATGACTTTAATTACGCTAAAGGTGATTGGACTTGGGATAATAAAATTATTGCTTCTTACGGTTTAACAAAATTAAAAGGACAAGGAACTCAAAAAACAGATGATCGTTTTGAGTTAAACTCTTTGGCTGGTAAAAAAGCTTCTGAATACTGGTATTACTCAGCATTTTTTAACTTTAAAACGCAAATGTCATCTACCCATGATGCTAATGGAGTACATCAGTCGCACTTTTTCTCTCCTGCATATTTCCAATTTGGTCCAGGTATGTTATGGAAAAAATCAGATAACTTAAAGGTGAATATTGCACCAGCTACTTCTAAATTAGTTGTGGTAAATAAAGATTTTACAGCTAACTTGCCAGCTGGAGCTAGTTATTTTGGTGTTGAGCCTGGAGAAACTACTCGTTATGAGTTGGGAGCTTCTATTAGTGGTTATTATAAGTTTAATATAATGGAAAATGTTTCAGTAGAAAACATTTTAAACTTATACAGTAATTATTTAGAAGAGCCACAGAATGTAGATATTGATTACACAGTAAATGTGGTAATGAAAATTAACAAATATTTATCTGCTAACTTAGCGTTACAAGCTATTTATGATGATAATGCGTATAAAGGTTTTCAAACAAGAGAAGTGTTTGGTTTAGGAGTTAACTATAATTTTTAA